From the Pangasianodon hypophthalmus isolate fPanHyp1 chromosome 17, fPanHyp1.pri, whole genome shotgun sequence genome, one window contains:
- the hmgb1a gene encoding high mobility group protein B1a, with product MGKDPAKPRGKMSSYAYFVQTCREEHKKKHPDTSVNFSEFSKKCSERWKTMSAKEKGKFEEMARLDKARYEREMKNYVPPRGEKKKRFKDPNAPKRPPSAFFIFCAEYRPKVKEETPGLSIGDVAKKLGEMWNKTSAEEKQPYEKKAAKLKEKYEKDIAAYRKGKVVGGAAKAPTKPDKADDDDDDDDDDDEEDEDEDDEDDE from the exons ATGGGGAAAGACCCAGCAAAACCAAGAGGCAAAATGTCCTCTTATGCCTATTTTGTCCAGACCTGTAGAGAGGAACATAAGAAGAAACACCCTGACACATCGGTCAACTTCTCAGAGTTCTCTAAAAAGTGCTCTGAGCGGTGGAAG ACTATGTCAGCCAAGGAAAAGGGCAAGTTTGAAGAGATGGCCAGACTTGACAAGGCGCGTTATGAGCGGGAGATGAAGAACTATGTTCCTCCCAGAGGCGAAAAGAAGAAGAGGTTTAAGGACCCCAATGCTCCCAAGAGACCCCC GTCggcctttttcattttttgtgcGGAGTATCGGCCCAAGGTGAAAGAGGAGACCCCAGGTCTGTCTATTGGAGATGTGGCCAAGAAGCTTGGAGAGATGTGGAACAAGACCTctgctgaagagaagcagccttATGAAAAGAAGGCAGCCAAGCTGAAGGAGAAATATGagaag gacATTGCTGCATATCGAAAGGGAAAAGTTGTAGGGGGTGCTGCCAAAGCACCCACCAAGCCAGACAAAgctgatgatgacgatgatgatgatgatgatgatgacgaggaggatgaagatgaggatgatgaggatgatgagtaA